The genomic window aaaagaaggacaggaaaaaagaaaatggCAATAACACGGGAGGCAAACTGCTATTCACTATCACAATAGTGGAAATCACATAACTGTTCCTCTGAGATTAATACAAAGATCTTTCAGGAGAACTAGTCACAATCTGCAGCGGTCCAATAGGAACATTACACTGAGTAACCCGCCCACATTATACATGGAGACAGACGGAAATAAAAAGCTTATAGAAGAGCATCcagtaccccccctccccccaggCCCCACCCCATCAAGCCCCACACAACCCCAGGATGATTGAAGTATGTGTGAGGGTGACCCCTGGCCACCACCGGTCACAAAGTCTCTATAAAGGTGCCCCTAACTGGAGGGTCTCTAGTATTTCACACCTGGAACAAACTCCTTTGCCTCTGGGTTCAAGCTGCTCTTgcgctgtgaaaaaaaaataaaaaaataaagatgaagtacatattagaaaattaaaatgtcacCAAAGTTGATCTTAAGTCTACAAAGTGGTTTCCTTTCAAGAACAATGTGAAATTGGTTTAGCTTAAATACCTGTAAACCAAGCATCAAATCATTGCACTGTAATACTTACTGCGATGTCTTCTGCGTTTCCGTCGCTGACTGAAAGCCCGCTAAACTGCTGTTGGATCTGCCCTACTCCAGCGGGAAGGTCTCTGGCAGGAATGAACCAATCCTGATCCTCTTCTTCCAACATCTCCTGGAAACAGCGTTCAAGAAACTCCTGCTCCAAGAGTTCCTCCTCCACCTG from Carassius auratus strain Wakin chromosome 1, ASM336829v1, whole genome shotgun sequence includes these protein-coding regions:
- the LOC113075006 gene encoding polyadenylate-binding protein-interacting protein 2B-like, translated to MPEPADINSPEVAKTPGGGSGSGKDENVVNGHKEGDANPFAEYMWMENEEEYNRQVEEELLEQEFLERCFQEMLEEEDQDWFIPARDLPAGVGQIQQQFSGLSVSDGNAEDIARKSSLNPEAKEFVPGVKY